In Labilibaculum sp. DW002, one DNA window encodes the following:
- a CDS encoding family 20 glycosylhydrolase: MNRLLVVLSLFILSCSSPSFKKDQIAIVPKPNHLSLEKESFRINASTKIVARDENQQKAVRYLKGLFNSAAGFDLEIRDHSDQDGILFQHIEGWAPEAYQLEVSPERILISANGEAGYFYAVQSLRQLLPHAIESKEVVSADWLVPSVKIEDEPRFAWRGMHMDFSRHFFDIDEVKTFLDYMALYKLNTYHMHLTDDEGWRIEIKQLPLLTEKGAWRTVSRHDKVCIDNAKTDPSYTIDPEKYHMKDGKKMYGGFFTQEQIKEIIQYADERCITVIPEIDMPGHFKAAIDNYPYLSCKEEAGWGKVFTTPACLGKETTYKFVETILGEVAELFPSEYIHIGGDEVNIQSWKDCAQCQGEIHKHHLKNEHELQSHFNRRIEKFLQSKGKQLMGWDEITEGGLSNNAHVMWWRNWAPEALSIAAINGNKMIITPGTPYYFDAKNEVTPLKKVYEYEPVPTKFTSTQKDLVMGIQANLWAEWIPNFERLQYQAFPRILALSETAWTNKESKDYDEFNTRVQLHSDRMDVMNINYYIPSVEGLNKKIAFVDSAIINLSVPMKGLEIYYTLDGSVPSKESKLYNEPIVLKANCEIKARAFKGNTGSGLAKATVEKQSLREAQTVSPEKGKLKRWVIKDHPDAVKKLDLKEYNDWNLVSQIDLGEYRKEEKIFMAFKGYFYAENDGIYEFFTKSDDGSLLYIEDEMVVDNGGHHAPRERSGMIALKTGWHPVSVFFQQGTGGAELNVWYLNNKENKRELTGNLIAY; encoded by the coding sequence ATGAATCGATTATTAGTAGTGCTATCCCTTTTTATTCTTTCTTGCTCAAGCCCGAGCTTTAAGAAAGATCAAATTGCTATTGTACCCAAGCCAAATCATTTGAGTCTGGAAAAAGAATCTTTTAGGATTAATGCCAGTACTAAGATTGTAGCAAGAGATGAAAATCAGCAAAAGGCAGTTAGATATCTTAAGGGACTTTTTAATTCTGCAGCAGGATTTGATTTGGAAATACGGGATCATTCAGATCAGGATGGGATCCTTTTTCAACATATTGAAGGATGGGCACCTGAAGCTTATCAACTTGAAGTAAGCCCTGAGAGAATCTTAATTTCCGCCAATGGAGAAGCAGGTTATTTCTATGCTGTTCAAAGCCTTCGCCAACTCCTTCCTCATGCTATTGAAAGCAAAGAGGTAGTCAGTGCTGACTGGTTGGTTCCCTCAGTGAAGATAGAAGATGAACCTCGTTTTGCATGGAGAGGTATGCATATGGACTTTAGCCGTCATTTCTTTGATATAGACGAGGTGAAGACCTTTCTGGATTATATGGCGTTGTACAAGCTCAACACTTATCATATGCATTTGACAGATGACGAAGGTTGGAGAATTGAAATTAAACAATTGCCTTTGCTGACAGAAAAGGGTGCCTGGCGAACAGTAAGCAGACACGATAAGGTGTGTATCGACAATGCCAAAACAGATCCTTCTTATACCATTGATCCGGAAAAGTATCATATGAAGGATGGCAAAAAGATGTATGGGGGATTCTTTACTCAGGAACAGATTAAAGAAATCATTCAATATGCGGATGAAAGGTGTATTACTGTAATACCAGAAATTGATATGCCCGGTCATTTTAAAGCAGCCATTGATAATTACCCTTACTTATCCTGTAAAGAAGAAGCGGGCTGGGGAAAAGTATTTACAACTCCTGCTTGTTTAGGAAAAGAAACGACTTACAAATTTGTTGAAACGATTCTTGGAGAAGTTGCCGAACTTTTTCCGTCTGAATACATTCACATTGGTGGAGATGAAGTAAATATTCAATCCTGGAAAGATTGTGCCCAATGTCAGGGAGAAATTCACAAACATCATTTAAAAAATGAACATGAATTGCAATCTCATTTTAATCGAAGAATTGAAAAGTTTTTGCAGTCAAAAGGAAAACAGTTGATGGGTTGGGATGAAATTACCGAAGGTGGTCTTAGTAATAATGCTCATGTTATGTGGTGGCGAAATTGGGCACCTGAAGCATTATCAATCGCAGCAATCAATGGAAATAAAATGATAATAACTCCCGGTACACCTTACTATTTTGATGCTAAAAATGAGGTTACCCCTTTGAAGAAAGTTTACGAGTACGAACCTGTTCCTACCAAATTTACTTCGACACAGAAAGATTTGGTAATGGGAATTCAGGCCAATCTTTGGGCGGAATGGATACCGAATTTTGAGCGACTGCAATATCAGGCTTTTCCAAGAATTTTAGCGCTGTCTGAAACAGCCTGGACGAACAAAGAAAGTAAAGATTATGACGAGTTTAATACCAGGGTTCAGTTACACAGCGACCGTATGGATGTCATGAACATCAATTACTATATTCCTTCAGTTGAAGGGCTCAATAAAAAGATTGCCTTTGTAGATAGTGCAATAATAAATTTATCCGTTCCAATGAAGGGATTGGAGATCTATTATACGTTAGATGGATCTGTACCATCAAAAGAATCGAAGCTTTACAATGAGCCTATTGTTCTTAAAGCGAATTGTGAAATTAAGGCAAGAGCCTTTAAAGGAAATACGGGTAGTGGATTGGCTAAGGCAACGGTCGAAAAGCAGAGCTTACGCGAGGCTCAAACAGTTTCTCCAGAAAAGGGAAAGCTGAAGAGATGGGTCATAAAAGATCATCCTGATGCAGTCAAAAAACTTGATCTAAAGGAATATAATGACTGGAATTTAGTAAGTCAGATTGACTTGGGAGAATACAGAAAGGAAGAGAAGATCTTTATGGCATTCAAAGGGTATTTTTATGCTGAAAATGATGGTATTTACGAATTCTTCACCAAATCTGATGATGGTAGCTTGTTATACATCGAAGATGAAATGGTCGTGGATAATGGAGGTCATCATGCTCCACGTGAACGATCGGGGATGATTGCTCTTAAAACAGGATGGCATCCAGTTTCAGTATTCTTTCAGCAAGGAACAGGAGGTGCTGAATTGAACGTCTGGTATTTGAATAATAAGGAGAATAAAAGAGAATTGACAGGAAATCTTATTGCTTACTAA